In Paenibacillus dendritiformis, the DNA window AGCAGCTTTATCATTTTATCGGTCATCGTGGGTGTCGTCATTTACTCCTTCATCCCATATGATAATTTATGGGAACGGATATATCCCCGGCTCCTGCTTATCCCTGTCGTCATGGGCGTCGCTTATGAATTCCTCCGCCTGACCAATGCGCTGAGAGATGTTCCCGTGCTGCGCTGGCTCGGCTACCCTGGCCTGTGGCTTCAGCTGCTGACGACGAAGCAGCCGACCGACGATCAAGTGGAAGTATCCATCGCTTCGTTCAACCGCATGCGCGAACTGGATCAGGAGCTGTCTGCGAAGAAAGCGGCCTCCTGAGCAGCATCGGCTTCTGCGGTAGAAGACACCAGGCGAAAGGAATGATAAATATGGGCGTATTTCCAAGATGGGCTCTGGCTGTCATCCTGGCGTTGGCCGGGATCGGCGTATTGTACTCCGCCCTGCAAAGAGGCATCGAATCGTTGCTCATTCCCGCCGTGCTGATTGCAGCGGTATTCCTTCTGTATAAACTGGGACCGAAAAAAACGGCCGCCCCCAAAATCAAGAAGTCGGCCCAAACGGAAGCCAAGGCCAAGGCCAAGGGCAACGCGAACCGGCAGCCTAAGCGGATCCGGCCCCGCTCGCAGGCCAACCTGCGAGTCATTGAAGGAAGCAAACCGAAGGATAACAAGAAGAATACGAAGTAGCGGAACGGAAGCGCTCGCCATGGCGCTTCCTTTTTTATTTCTTAACATTTCATTAATATTCCATTAAATTAAGTGTCGAATTGATGCATTGCCGTTCGTCTCCCTGTACAATCAGACCATAACACTTCTTTTTTTCTTCATTCCGCGCGGCTCCCCTCCTTCGCTGCATAAGCGCTCAATTGGATGCGCAACTTTTTTCCTTAAATGTACGTAAAAGGCTCTGGACTAATTATTTAACAATTATCCAACACGCATTTTACCCCCTAAGAGAGAAGGAGTGTTCTTGATGAAACGCAACAAATCAGGTAGTGTAAAACTTATCGTAGTCAGTACGGTTCTGGCTTGGCAGCTCTTATTTCCATTCGCTGCGGCACAAGCTGCCGAAGCAAGCCATGTGCTTGCTTTAACAGCCGATAAAGCCAAGATGTCTCATAATGGGCAAGAGCTCATCGCCGATCAGCCCGTGGTCGACAAGGACAACGTGGCTTATATTCCGCTGAAAAGCGTGGCGATCCTCTATGGATTCTCGGTAACCTATGATGCCGATACCAAAGAAACGGTAGCCAGCAAAGAAGAGATGACGCTTCGCTTCAAAGCCGGGGCAAAAACGATTAGCGTAAACGGAACAGAAGTGGAAGCGGCAGGTGAGATTTTTAGCCAAAAAGGCAGTCTGATGGTGCCGCTGCGCACCTGGGCCGACATCACGGAGAGCCAATTGAACGTTAACGGCTCGAAGTATACGCTGGCATGGAAAGAAGTCATCGCCGAGCCCTCCCCTCCGGTCGCCAACTTCAAAACGGACAAGTCCGTCTATCGAATGGGCGAAAATATCCGGTACGAGGATCTGAGCGAGGACGAGCACAGCGAGATCGTGAAGCGGACCTGGACAGGCAAAGCGTCCGCTTTCTTCGAACCCGGGGAGCATGAAGTGACGCTTCGGGTCGAGAACGAGCACGGCAAGAGCGATACGATAACTCAGAAGATTACCGTAACCGATGAGTCTCTGTATACCCCGACGGAGCACGGGCTTCTCTACGCTGATCCGGGAAGCAAATTCCCGGTTGACCGCAATGACGTGCTTGTCTATGAACCGGTCGCTTATACGACCACGACCAGTCCAATGACCTTCGTCCGCAGCAATAGCCCCGAGCATCTGTATGGGGAGGAAGGCATCGGTTATCAGGATACGCTCTCGGGAAGCTTCCGGATCAATATCCACAATCAGAACCGTTCGCAGCAAGATATATCCGTATATTTGCTGGCGACGAATCATGGCACCTCCGATGCCAATGTCACGCTCAACGCCTTCGGGATGGGCGGTCCGACCAAGTATGTATCGACCAGCGGAAAAACCGCTGTGTCGCGGTTCCTGGACTCTCTCGCCAAGTCCGAACCTATCCGGACGATGAAGGTGCCGGCCGGCGAGACGGTCGTAGTGCTGCCCGAGATTAGCAAATCTCCGATGAAGGGCGGACTGACGATGACCTCCTATTCCGAAATTCACACGGACCAGGAGCTTGAATTCTCGGTTGTCATCCTGGATCCGGACAAGGATCCGATCGAAGCGCTGCCTGAGCTTCCAAAGCTGGATCGGGACGGCAAGCATGTGCGCGGAACATTCCCCGAAGGGAACCGCACGTTCCATGTCAATCAGGTGCTTGGCGCCAAGCCGCAGCGGATGATTATCGGGGATAACGATCTCGACACGTTCGTTACAGGGGCCGATCAGGTCACTGGCCTGGAAGAGATCAATATCGGGAACACCGGGGTACTCTATGATATGGAATTGCAGGTCGCCCCGCACACCGTCATCGGGCTGAACGCCCGCGGCGGACATTATGCTGGCGCCTTCCTGGTGAACGGCAAAGTCGTCAATATGGTGGACGGAAGCATACTTATCAATCCGGAAGAAGTCGGCGTTCTGCATCGGACAGGCGATCAGGAGGAGAAGGTTCATCTGACCTTCGTCCTGGCCTCCGGAAGCAATCTTCCGATTCACATGCTCTTCCTGCCGATGCCGGAAGCCAAAGAATAGGGTTGCGTTCTTGCGCAGTTACGCGCATCCTATATAGAGAGAAAAAAATTCGGTTGATTGGCGCGATCAAGACGCTGCCGGGCGGCATGCCCGGGGCGTCTTGAATCATGTCCCGCCGCTTCTCTTCCAGCGGACATGCCACATCTCGCACAATCGTACCTACACTGCAAAGGAGTCAGTCTGATGCCGAAAGAGACCATTCTATTGGTAGACGATGAAAAAGAAATTATTGAGCTTATGGAGATCTATTTAAAAAATGAAGGATATGAGCTGCTAAAAGCGCCAAACGGTCTGGTCGCGCTCGAATTGCTGCAAAACCATAAGGTCGATCTGATTATATTGGATGTCATGATGCCGAAGATGGACGGGATTCAGGCCTGCATGAAGATCAGGGAGCAGAACAACACCCCGATTATTATGCTGTCGGCCAAGAGCCAGGATATCGATAAAATCGCCGGCCTCAGCATCGGCGCCGACGATTATGTCACGAAGCCATTCAATCCGCTCGTCCTCATTGCGCGGGTCAAATCCCAGCTCCGCCGCTACAAGCAATTCAATACGGTGCGGCCGGCGGACGAGAATGAGATCCAGATTGACGATCTCGTGATTAACTTTGCCACTCACTCGGTGACCGTGGATGATGTTCCCGTGAAGCTGACTCCGCGGGAGTTCGCGATCCTGAAGCTGCTGGCGGTGAATCGGGGAATTGTGCTGAGCATGGAAAAAATATATCAGGAAGTATGGAACGAGCCGTTCATGGAATCCAAAAACACCGTCATGGTCCATATTCGTAAAATTCGCGAGAAAATCGAAAAAGACAGTCAAAATCCGAGATTCATCAAGACCGTATGGGGCATTGGCTACAAGATGGAGTCCCTATAAAACTGGTTCCGATAGGAGTGTCTTGAATGGGAAAACCGAAAAGCGCCAACCTCATCCGTACCGTCCGCTGGAAGTTCCTCCTCGTGTTCCTGGGGAGCGTGAGCCTGACCGCATTCATCATGCTGCTTGGCCGCTTGCTGGCCGGCTATTTGCTGTCGGAGCCGCCCTATAACGGACTGCTCATCTGGACGGTGAACAATATCGGCTCCAAGCCGATTATGGTCGTTACCGGAATCGTGTCGTTCATTTTGTTTTATTTTCTGTTCAGCCGCCCCATCATCCGCTATCTGAATGAGATAACAGATGGACTTCAAGAGATTGCCAAGGGACAATTCGATTATGTCATACCGGTCAAGTCGTCGGATGAAATCGGATCGATCGCCTATCGGATCAACGCGTTGTCTGAAGAATTGAACAGCTACTTGCAAGAGATTACGTTCGGACTGCAGGAGATTGCCAAGGGGCAATTCGAGCACGTGATTCCGGTCAAGCCTGCGAACGATCTCGGTCTGGTAGCCGAGAGCATCAATCATATGAGCGCCCAGCTGTACCACTCGATCCAGGAAGAGCGCAATGCCGAGAAGACGAAAAATGACCTCATTACGGGCGTCTCGCATGACCTGCGCACCCCGCTGACGTCGATTCTCGGCTTCCTTGAGCTGATCGAGAACGACCGGTATCACGATGAAGTGGAGCTGCGGTACTATGTCAATATCGCCTATGAGAAAGCGTTAAGCTTAAAGTATTTGATCGACGATCTGTTCGAATTTACGCGCATCAACAATGGACTTCCTCTCGAATTGACCGAGCTGGACATGACCAACTTCATCCGGCAGCTGGCGGAGGAATTCGTGCCGAGTCTGGAGAAAGCCGGCATGATGTGCCGCATCAACGCCCCTTCCGAGCCGCTGTACATTATGGCGGATGGAGACCGGCTCGTCCGATCGTATGAGAATCTGATCTCGAATGCGATCCAGTACGGGAAGTCCGGCAAGTATGTCGATATCGAGCTCGGCAAAGAAGAGGATCAGATTTATGTCAAAGTAACGAATTACGGCGAGCCGATCTCCGAGAGAGATCTGCCGTATATTTTCGACCGCTTCTATCGGGCGGAGCAGTCCCGTTCCAAGGAGACCGGCGGAACCGGCTTGGGGCTGGCGATTACGAAGAGCATTATTGAAGTTCACGGCGGGAAGATCTCGGCCGCAAGCGATCGCAACAAGACGACATTCATGACTCGCTTCCCAAGCGCCTGACCCGCCGGCGCTTTCTCTTAAGAAAATAATAAGGGTTTCCGATCCCTTTTCATAAGATACATATTTTATAGTCGGTAATAGGGAATGTTCCACAGCATCTGCTACATGGGACTGCTTGAACATCTTCTTATAGATATTTCGCATGGGAGGTATGACATCATGGCAACCGGACGTGAAAAGCTGTCCGAAGTGCAGTTGGTACGCGCGATGGCGATTATCGGAGTCCTGTCCGTTCACTCGACGTCATTTGCGACGCTGCAGATGAAGGATTCCAACTTTTACTGGATGTACAGCTTCATGAATATATTTATGAAGATTGGCACACCGACATTTTTATTTCTGAGCAGCTTCGTACTTTTCTACAATTACTTTTCGAGGCCATTGGACTCGCAGCTCATCGGCAACTTCTACAAAAAAAGGCTGAAGTACATTATCATTCCGTATTGTTTATTTTCGGTATTTTACTTTGTCATCCTGCATTTTACTCATTACCGGGACCGTGCCCTGGATGAAACGCTAATCAAATTTTTCACCCAGTTGGCTACGGGCAAGGCGTATACGCATCTATACTTCGTCTTCATCAGCATCCAATTCTATCTGCTGTTCCCGATTTGCCTGTGGCTGTTCAAGCGGAAGCCATCCATCGTCAAGTGGAGCATTCCACTCGGGTTAGCCATTCAATGGGGCTTTATCCTGCTTAATAAATACGCGCTTCAAGTTCCTAACAAAGGGAGCTGGTCGCTCGCGTATATGTCCTACTTCATGCTGGGAGCCTTTCTGGGCATCTACTATCCAAAGCTGAAGAACTGGCTCATCATCAGCCGGGAAAACGCGACCGCGCCGCGTATCGTATCCTGGATTGCCCTGTGGACGGTCGGGCTATGCGCCGGACTCGGACATGTGTACATCTGGCATACGACACGGCTGTATGGCGCAAGTTACAATTCGCTCTTGTATGAATTGATGTGGAACGTTCACACCTATACGTTCGCGATTATGGCATTTCAGATTGCGTTTCTGCTTCGGCGCCATGCTTGGCCGTGGCTCGTTAACGGAATGCATCGGCTTGGGGAAATCTCATTCGGCATTTATTTGATTCATCCGTTCTTTTTATTCATCTATCGCAACTTCCCGCCGCATACATCGAAATCGCCGCTATTTCATATGTGGTATGCCGGCGGGTTCTTGTCGGCGCTTATCTTGTCCTGGATTACGGTCTCCCTGACGGTGCGCTTCGTGCCCCAATCCTGGGTTATCTTCGGGAGCACGCCTCCGCGGAAAAAGAGCAAGCCTGCGCAGGGAGTGGCTGCGAGCGGCTGACCTTGATACTCCGTCCCGATCTTATGCGGAACGGAGTTTTTGCTTAAGGAATCCTTAAGGAAGATCGCAATTACTTTGCGATTGATAAGCATTCGTTAAGCTTTAACGAACAAGATCATTAAGATCCTCCATCTACAATCTCGATATGAGATGAACGAAGGAGGATTTTTTGATGAAAGACCGCTTATTATACCCTGCCAAAATCGCACTTGCGCTTCTGTCTTTGTTCATGGTGCTGCAAGGCTGCGGCCTGAACCGAACCGTGAAGGAGGTTGCGTTCATTATAAATGAACAAAAGCTGGAGAAACCCGTCTCCGTTGTCGTGGACGACGGAACGCTGATGGTTCGGGCTTCCTCAGATCAAATCTGGAATGAATTGGGGATGACAATCGAGGAATATTCCCCGCCGTCCTCATCTTCCGTCTACTATTCGAACCAGGTTGCCGTGTTGATGTACCATCAGCTCGTCGATCAACCGGATAAGAAAAAGCCTCACTTGCTGCCGGTCGATCAATTCGAGGAGCAGATGAAGCTGCTTAAGGAACGGGGATTCCATGTCATCAGCATGGATGAATACGTTGATTTTATGACGGCGGGATCCGCGATTCCGGATAATGCCGTGCTGCTTACCTTCGATGACGGCTATGAGACGTTCTATACTCACGCCTTTCCGATCTTGCAGAAATTCGGTTACACCGCCACGAACTTCGTCATTGTCTCCAGTATCGACAACCAGACCGGCAAGCCGAAGCTGTCGTGGGATCAGATGCGCGAAATGAAGAAAGCCGGCATGAGCTTCTATAGTCATACATACAACTCCCATCGCCATGGCCCGATTAATGCCACAGGCAAGGAGAAGCCGATGCTGAGCCGCCATCTGTACTTGAAGGACCGGGATCGAGTCGAGACCGACGAGGAATATATCGGCCGCATTACCGGCGACCTGGCCACCGCCGAGAAACGGCTCCGGGAAGAGCTGGGCAACACGCGCAGCATCGTCGCGTTCCCTTACGGAGCTTATAACCAGGATGTGCTTGGTGTTCTCAAGAAGCTGAATATTGAGCTCTCCTTCACCATTAAGCCGGGAATGACCGGCCGGGAAGACCGCAACGCCTTCCGCTTCAATGCGGGAACGATCAAGCAGACGCCCGAGGAGTTGATCAAGCTACTTAGCGAGGGCGGGTATGCCCAGAAGAAGAAGAAAAATGAGGTTTATGTCCAGATCAACGGCAAAAATGTCAATTTTAAAAAAAAACAGCCCCTGTTAGAGGAGGGGGACATCTTGATTCCTCTCCGGGAGCTGTGCCAAATGTATAACATTGAGCTCATCTGGAACGGCTCGCAAAATACCGTTTCATTGAAAACCAATCCCGGGCTGGTTGAAACTTCTGCCGATCCCGGCAACGATGACGTCTCTTCCCCATGACGTAACCATTTATCGGCAACCTTCTTTTTCGCCAGTACCCCGCTTGCCTGAATTCAAGACCGATCCACAAATAGCGCTGCCGCCTATCCCGCGGGGCGCTATTTGTCTATATTTTATGAACCAGGCTGTGAAAAGCTTGAAACATCTCTTTATATTTTCCGAAATCCCAGTTCTTAAAGTACTCGGTGCCCGCTTCCAGACCGGAGGCGAACAACGCCATGCTCTGCTCCAGCGTGAGATCGAAATCGGTCGTGCCGATGCCAAGCGTTGGGATTTTGATGGTCCGGTACTGGTTATGCTTCTCGATATACCGCTGATCATGCGCGGACATCATCGTGCCGAAAATCGCTTGCAGCATCGATAGCAGGCCGCAAATCCGGTGAGGGTGG includes these proteins:
- a CDS encoding copper amine oxidase N-terminal domain-containing protein — encoded protein: MKRNKSGSVKLIVVSTVLAWQLLFPFAAAQAAEASHVLALTADKAKMSHNGQELIADQPVVDKDNVAYIPLKSVAILYGFSVTYDADTKETVASKEEMTLRFKAGAKTISVNGTEVEAAGEIFSQKGSLMVPLRTWADITESQLNVNGSKYTLAWKEVIAEPSPPVANFKTDKSVYRMGENIRYEDLSEDEHSEIVKRTWTGKASAFFEPGEHEVTLRVENEHGKSDTITQKITVTDESLYTPTEHGLLYADPGSKFPVDRNDVLVYEPVAYTTTTSPMTFVRSNSPEHLYGEEGIGYQDTLSGSFRINIHNQNRSQQDISVYLLATNHGTSDANVTLNAFGMGGPTKYVSTSGKTAVSRFLDSLAKSEPIRTMKVPAGETVVVLPEISKSPMKGGLTMTSYSEIHTDQELEFSVVILDPDKDPIEALPELPKLDRDGKHVRGTFPEGNRTFHVNQVLGAKPQRMIIGDNDLDTFVTGADQVTGLEEINIGNTGVLYDMELQVAPHTVIGLNARGGHYAGAFLVNGKVVNMVDGSILINPEEVGVLHRTGDQEEKVHLTFVLASGSNLPIHMLFLPMPEAKE
- a CDS encoding acyltransferase gives rise to the protein MATGREKLSEVQLVRAMAIIGVLSVHSTSFATLQMKDSNFYWMYSFMNIFMKIGTPTFLFLSSFVLFYNYFSRPLDSQLIGNFYKKRLKYIIIPYCLFSVFYFVILHFTHYRDRALDETLIKFFTQLATGKAYTHLYFVFISIQFYLLFPICLWLFKRKPSIVKWSIPLGLAIQWGFILLNKYALQVPNKGSWSLAYMSYFMLGAFLGIYYPKLKNWLIISRENATAPRIVSWIALWTVGLCAGLGHVYIWHTTRLYGASYNSLLYELMWNVHTYTFAIMAFQIAFLLRRHAWPWLVNGMHRLGEISFGIYLIHPFFLFIYRNFPPHTSKSPLFHMWYAGGFLSALILSWITVSLTVRFVPQSWVIFGSTPPRKKSKPAQGVAASG
- a CDS encoding sensor histidine kinase; this translates as MGKPKSANLIRTVRWKFLLVFLGSVSLTAFIMLLGRLLAGYLLSEPPYNGLLIWTVNNIGSKPIMVVTGIVSFILFYFLFSRPIIRYLNEITDGLQEIAKGQFDYVIPVKSSDEIGSIAYRINALSEELNSYLQEITFGLQEIAKGQFEHVIPVKPANDLGLVAESINHMSAQLYHSIQEERNAEKTKNDLITGVSHDLRTPLTSILGFLELIENDRYHDEVELRYYVNIAYEKALSLKYLIDDLFEFTRINNGLPLELTELDMTNFIRQLAEEFVPSLEKAGMMCRINAPSEPLYIMADGDRLVRSYENLISNAIQYGKSGKYVDIELGKEEDQIYVKVTNYGEPISERDLPYIFDRFYRAEQSRSKETGGTGLGLAITKSIIEVHGGKISAASDRNKTTFMTRFPSA
- a CDS encoding response regulator transcription factor, giving the protein MPKETILLVDDEKEIIELMEIYLKNEGYELLKAPNGLVALELLQNHKVDLIILDVMMPKMDGIQACMKIREQNNTPIIMLSAKSQDIDKIAGLSIGADDYVTKPFNPLVLIARVKSQLRRYKQFNTVRPADENEIQIDDLVINFATHSVTVDDVPVKLTPREFAILKLLAVNRGIVLSMEKIYQEVWNEPFMESKNTVMVHIRKIREKIEKDSQNPRFIKTVWGIGYKMESL
- a CDS encoding polysaccharide deacetylase family protein; the encoded protein is MKDRLLYPAKIALALLSLFMVLQGCGLNRTVKEVAFIINEQKLEKPVSVVVDDGTLMVRASSDQIWNELGMTIEEYSPPSSSSVYYSNQVAVLMYHQLVDQPDKKKPHLLPVDQFEEQMKLLKERGFHVISMDEYVDFMTAGSAIPDNAVLLTFDDGYETFYTHAFPILQKFGYTATNFVIVSSIDNQTGKPKLSWDQMREMKKAGMSFYSHTYNSHRHGPINATGKEKPMLSRHLYLKDRDRVETDEEYIGRITGDLATAEKRLREELGNTRSIVAFPYGAYNQDVLGVLKKLNIELSFTIKPGMTGREDRNAFRFNAGTIKQTPEELIKLLSEGGYAQKKKKNEVYVQINGKNVNFKKKQPLLEEGDILIPLRELCQMYNIELIWNGSQNTVSLKTNPGLVETSADPGNDDVSSP